In Candidatus Rokuibacteriota bacterium, the sequence CGGCGGTGATGCCGTACTTGGTCTTGATGGCGGCCTGCAAACTGGAGGCCTGGGGGAGGAAGTTTCACTCCCCGCAATACGTGATCAGGATGTTCATCCGGCCCTCCTTCGTTCGTTGTGATAACCGCCGGTGCTTATGATACGGAGCCGCGCCCGGGGTGTCAATTGACCACTCCCATCCTCATCGACACCGATCCCGGCATCGACGACGCTCTCGCCATCCTCCTGGCTCTCGGCTCGCCGGAGGTTTCCGTGGAGGCCATCACCACGGTGGCGGGCAATGTCGAGGTCGACCTCGCCACCGCCAACGTCTTCCGCGTCCTTGATGTGGCACGCCCTTGGGACGTTGCGCGCCCCGGGCGCCGCCCCCGTGTGGCGCGGGGCGCCACCGCCCCGCTCGTCGGCCCGCTTCTGACAGCAGCTCACGTCCACGGTGAGGACGGCCTCGGCAACCTCGGCGGATTGTGGGAACCCGACGGACGACCGCGATACCCCGAGCCGTCCCATACGCTTCAGATGCTCGACGGGGCGGATTTGATTCTCGAGACGGCGGATCGCTTCGCGGGGCGCCTCGTGGTCGTCGCCCTGGGGCCCCTGACCAATGTTGCCCTGGCGCTCCGGCGTGACCCTAGGCGCCTGGCCCAGGCGGCCCGGATCGTCGTGATGGGCGGGGCCGTGGCGGTACCGGGCAATGTCACGGC encodes:
- a CDS encoding nucleoside hydrolase, with the protein product MTTPILIDTDPGIDDALAILLALGSPEVSVEAITTVAGNVEVDLATANVFRVLDVARPWDVARPGRRPRVARGATAPLVGPLLTAAHVHGEDGLGNLGGLWEPDGRPRYPEPSHTLQMLDGADLILETADRFAGRLVVVALGPLTNVALALRRDPRRLAQAARIVVMGGAVAVPGNVTAAAEFNMHVDPEAAALVFASGLPIELVPLDVTRRVVLTRADLRAALGRHGGSTARFIEDFTAHGFDFETQRGDGGMALHDPLAVGVAMDPSLVTLEPLHVAVECEGRLTRGMTVADRRPHRDRPAPTCRAALDVDAPRFLQLFLERVCRASA